Proteins found in one Pyxidicoccus trucidator genomic segment:
- a CDS encoding restriction endonuclease: MGQAELLAFWGRVKRRERIEGWAPGRAFEFLMLRAFQLEGARVVWPYSSDLEQIDGGIYIDGLACLVEAKDHAEPIGFDAIAKLALRMQRRPASAVGLLFSTSGFTWPALKAVAVHPIRNVLLWSDTDIGLALNQGVRAALRRKWRGAVEAGVVDQPLSKEDVP, from the coding sequence ATGGGACAGGCAGAGCTGCTCGCCTTCTGGGGACGGGTGAAGCGGCGCGAGAGAATCGAGGGCTGGGCACCGGGCAGGGCCTTCGAGTTCCTCATGCTGCGGGCCTTCCAACTCGAAGGCGCAAGGGTGGTCTGGCCTTATTCGAGTGACCTCGAGCAGATAGACGGGGGCATCTACATTGATGGACTGGCGTGTCTCGTGGAAGCGAAGGACCACGCCGAGCCCATCGGGTTCGACGCCATTGCGAAACTGGCCCTGCGCATGCAACGCCGTCCGGCATCCGCCGTCGGACTGCTCTTCAGCACCAGTGGGTTCACCTGGCCCGCCCTGAAAGCCGTGGCGGTCCACCCGATTCGCAATGTCCTGCTCTGGAGCGACACGGACATCGGACTGGCCCTGAACCAGGGCGTGCGCGCGGCGCTCCGACGCAAGTGGCGTGGGGCTGTCGAAGCAGGAGTTGTGGACCAACCGCTCAGCAAGGAGGACGTCCCATGA